In a single window of the Tellurirhabdus bombi genome:
- a CDS encoding acyltransferase family protein, with translation MQSDTLPKSRDQLIASQQIRYTNIELIRIVAAFGVILIHTHNNTAASALLANLFLLFCVPFFFIVSLVFSVPKPGKSVSVKAFLIKSWWRIGLPFLVWSSIYAGLIFVRHLLRGEPYEIDPVGLFFYGQSAEHLYYLPQLITMQALILGSFLLITKKQTQAGFLLLGAVAYLVLGNWRNYFGVTPTATIAVYLAAAYLIASKIKQKNIGLLLGGLALIALAISQLWIDYPVVIHPLISPLGGIGLLLVALQLADVSSSGWLITLSSTTYGVYLSHVAFLEALEFIVERAHIKLFYDLKTQLMVAIFVFVVSVLFVLVVRRIKLAKLLLLGEQ, from the coding sequence ATGCAATCAGATACTTTACCCAAGAGTCGAGATCAACTTATAGCCTCTCAGCAGATTAGATACACAAATATTGAGCTTATTCGGATTGTGGCCGCATTTGGCGTAATCCTTATACACACTCATAACAATACGGCTGCTTCAGCCTTGTTAGCGAATCTTTTCTTACTTTTTTGCGTACCCTTTTTCTTTATAGTATCGCTGGTATTTTCAGTTCCCAAACCTGGGAAGAGCGTTTCCGTGAAAGCATTCCTGATCAAAAGCTGGTGGAGAATTGGACTCCCCTTTCTGGTATGGTCGTCAATCTATGCGGGCTTAATCTTTGTAAGACATCTTTTGCGGGGTGAGCCGTATGAGATTGATCCTGTCGGTTTGTTTTTTTACGGACAGAGCGCCGAACATTTGTATTACCTCCCCCAGCTAATAACCATGCAGGCTCTGATACTAGGCTCCTTTTTACTGATTACTAAGAAACAAACCCAGGCAGGGTTCCTACTTCTAGGGGCCGTCGCTTATTTAGTACTTGGGAATTGGCGAAACTATTTTGGCGTAACCCCAACGGCAACGATTGCCGTATATCTGGCCGCTGCTTACTTAATAGCTTCTAAAATCAAACAGAAGAATATCGGTCTGTTGTTAGGGGGACTTGCTCTGATCGCACTTGCTATATCACAGCTATGGATTGATTATCCAGTGGTGATACATCCCTTGATTTCTCCTCTGGGTGGTATTGGTTTATTGCTGGTTGCTTTGCAACTCGCTGATGTTTCCTCATCAGGTTGGCTGATCACGCTCAGTTCTACTACCTACGGAGTTTATCTATCCCATGTAGCGTTTTTAGAAGCTCTGGAATTTATCGTCGAAAGAGCGCATATCAAGCTTTTCTATGATTTGAAAACCCAGTTAATGGTCGCCATTTTCGTCTTTGTGGTTAGTGTTTTATTTGTACTGGTAGTAAGAAGAATAAAACTGGCAAAGTTATTATTGCTTGGGGAACAGTAG
- a CDS encoding lectin-like domain-containing protein: MSKTLCFFFFFVLVLGHSFVVQGQYQVVGTAQKSTQPGKYILTEARQNQAGAVWHQQQVDLKESFTWRFLLNLGSNPRGADGIAFLLQNKGLKALGSSGGVLGYSGITPSLGIEFDSHTNGNFLDPPYHHVAIQKNGNVDHASPLNLAGPIAAFTGDRVLSDGLDHWIKIEWNASEKKFALSIDCELKVTLTIDLVKEIFGGNSSVWWGVTAGTGGGNNRQTVSFTDPPPLGNRSLVSGCAQETIQLSAPVSIDNQYSWQPAKQLSDPTSKSPTVKLINSQQFTVAYRNECDLPVRDTVLVEVKPLPNIDQSITTVCLLDKQANLDVSTSDTAWTYLWPHSGEKTSAVTVYQTGNYEAKVTTGEGCTQSQFFSVRDTCGLAAVYLPDAFTPNGDGINDAFEVKSLPDTRIDLTIYNSWGEVVFQSSNIENRWDGTYQGKACPADQYSYVLKYHRGRSEGEANQRKQGTITLIR, from the coding sequence ATGAGCAAAACGCTCTGCTTTTTCTTTTTCTTCGTGCTGGTACTTGGTCACTCCTTTGTAGTCCAGGGACAGTACCAGGTTGTTGGCACAGCGCAAAAATCTACCCAGCCTGGAAAGTATATATTGACCGAAGCCAGACAAAATCAAGCCGGGGCTGTCTGGCACCAGCAACAGGTAGATCTTAAGGAGTCATTTACCTGGAGGTTTCTCTTAAATCTGGGTAGCAATCCTCGTGGGGCAGACGGAATTGCGTTTCTCTTACAGAATAAGGGACTGAAAGCCCTTGGTAGTAGTGGAGGGGTGCTCGGTTATAGCGGGATTACGCCGTCCTTAGGGATTGAATTTGATTCACATACCAACGGGAACTTCCTGGATCCTCCTTATCACCATGTTGCTATTCAAAAAAATGGGAATGTTGATCATGCTTCGCCGCTCAATTTAGCGGGTCCAATAGCTGCTTTTACCGGAGATCGCGTGCTGTCTGATGGCTTGGATCACTGGATTAAAATTGAGTGGAACGCAAGTGAAAAGAAATTTGCTTTGTCTATTGATTGTGAGTTGAAAGTTACCTTAACTATTGACTTGGTTAAAGAGATCTTTGGCGGCAATTCTAGTGTCTGGTGGGGAGTCACCGCTGGAACAGGAGGGGGCAATAACCGCCAGACTGTCTCTTTTACGGATCCGCCGCCACTCGGCAATCGATCCCTCGTCTCGGGTTGTGCCCAGGAAACAATTCAGCTCTCAGCCCCAGTCTCCATTGATAATCAGTATAGCTGGCAGCCGGCCAAGCAACTCAGTGACCCTACCAGCAAGTCACCCACCGTGAAACTTATCAATAGCCAACAGTTCACGGTTGCCTATCGGAACGAATGCGATTTACCGGTCAGGGATACGGTGCTTGTCGAGGTTAAGCCCTTACCCAATATCGATCAATCGATAACCACCGTTTGTCTGCTGGATAAGCAAGCTAATTTGGATGTTAGCACCAGCGACACTGCTTGGACTTATCTATGGCCCCATTCGGGCGAAAAAACATCGGCTGTTACCGTGTATCAAACCGGTAACTACGAAGCCAAAGTGACGACCGGAGAAGGCTGTACACAAAGCCAATTCTTTTCCGTAAGAGATACCTGTGGGTTAGCGGCCGTTTATTTGCCAGATGCCTTTACTCCCAATGGCGATGGCATAAATGATGCTTTCGAGGTGAAGAGTTTACCGGACACGCGTATTGACCTGACCATTTATAACAGTTGGGGAGAAGTAGTTTTTCAGTCCAGTAATATTGAGAATCGTTGGGATGGGACGTACCAGGGCAAAGCCTGTCCAGCGGATCAGTATTCGTATGTGCTGAAATATCATCGTGGCCGTAGCGAAGGGGAAGCCAATCAGCGTAAACAAGGTACAATAACTCTTATTAGGTAA
- a CDS encoding LytR/AlgR family response regulator transcription factor translates to MNTEVISHLEGDGNYTWVCYASGHKHLIAQTIKVLEPAFPGFIRIHKRFVVNPAFITQVLVFPENLAGAVLLRSGTELPISRRRWSVFGRQLKQLFNAPF, encoded by the coding sequence ATGAATACAGAAGTTATTTCCCATCTAGAAGGCGATGGTAATTACACCTGGGTCTGCTATGCTAGTGGGCATAAACACCTCATTGCTCAAACGATTAAAGTTCTGGAGCCAGCATTCCCCGGCTTTATTCGTATCCATAAGCGCTTTGTAGTCAATCCGGCCTTTATCACCCAGGTGCTGGTTTTTCCAGAAAATTTAGCGGGTGCCGTACTTTTGCGTAGCGGTACAGAACTACCCATCAGCCGCCGCCGTTGGAGTGTCTTTGGGCGGCAATTGAAGCAATTATTTAATGCTCCTTTCTAG
- a CDS encoding LytR/AlgR family response regulator transcription factor → MILTHLTSEANYTWLHYRNGQKHLTARTLKFYETTFPSFIRIHKNALVNPAFISRIEPPSTQNALGLVILHSGKELTISRRRWLLIAPQLMPYINERSS, encoded by the coding sequence ATGATACTGACTCATTTAACCAGTGAAGCTAATTATACCTGGTTACATTACCGGAATGGCCAAAAACACTTGACTGCCAGAACATTAAAATTCTACGAAACGACTTTCCCTTCCTTTATTCGTATTCACAAAAATGCCCTGGTCAATCCCGCTTTTATTAGCCGAATTGAACCGCCCTCTACCCAGAATGCTTTAGGATTAGTGATTTTACACAGTGGAAAAGAATTGACAATTAGCCGCAGGCGGTGGCTACTCATTGCCCCGCAACTGATGCCATACATTAACGAGCGCTCTAGCTAA
- a CDS encoding FMN-binding protein yields MALHSLLLKVGLCGMLFMHTDPVFYQSDALKGLMLKPLTGDYFIQDDTNERVPVTALVDANGILYWQRKIKTPVCLTGECKLVDVGIYWHCSGDFLGVEVYGEHLTKTDHSVFSAADYEKLTTILSNDWSSLREYEFSDLIDEPDSSKVDGVSGATKKEIASEAVEDAVYTTYTLWHLIHQGEKEQLALLTVNRLNQSDLLENLLKSNQKRYDYFLLDVSRLGKLNKPEKLYPLLLKGLTANDDPTIKDLAMKALPTANLNDAMLQAELAKIYTSVAIDEKLEILQALKPVSQVGTALYDALAKDLNTDNEWFLAKLLTVLSHSSNQSDKVRQKAQMLVNNENTALKKAALELLNGKK; encoded by the coding sequence ATGGCACTCCATTCTTTGCTCTTGAAAGTTGGCCTTTGTGGGATGCTTTTCATGCATACCGACCCTGTTTTTTACCAAAGTGACGCATTAAAAGGATTAATGCTAAAGCCATTAACCGGAGACTATTTTATTCAGGATGACACCAATGAGCGGGTGCCCGTTACCGCGCTGGTAGACGCCAATGGCATCTTGTACTGGCAGCGGAAGATCAAAACGCCGGTCTGTTTAACGGGTGAATGCAAGCTGGTAGACGTAGGAATTTACTGGCATTGTTCGGGGGATTTTCTAGGTGTTGAAGTTTACGGTGAACACCTAACTAAAACCGACCATAGTGTCTTTTCGGCGGCTGATTACGAAAAGCTAACTACCATTCTCAGCAATGACTGGTCTAGTTTGCGGGAATACGAATTCTCGGACCTAATTGATGAGCCGGATTCGTCGAAAGTGGATGGCGTATCGGGGGCCACTAAAAAAGAGATTGCTTCCGAAGCCGTTGAGGATGCGGTCTATACGACTTATACCCTTTGGCATTTGATTCATCAAGGCGAGAAAGAGCAATTGGCACTGCTCACAGTAAACCGACTGAACCAGAGCGATTTACTTGAAAACCTGCTAAAGAGTAATCAAAAGCGGTACGATTATTTTCTGTTGGATGTAAGTCGTTTGGGTAAGTTGAACAAGCCAGAGAAACTCTATCCCTTGCTGCTCAAAGGTCTAACGGCAAACGATGATCCCACGATTAAGGATTTGGCTATGAAGGCTTTACCAACTGCAAACCTGAATGATGCAATGCTTCAAGCAGAATTGGCCAAAATTTATACGAGCGTGGCTATTGACGAAAAACTGGAAATTCTCCAGGCTTTAAAACCGGTGAGTCAGGTAGGAACGGCCTTATATGACGCTTTGGCCAAGGACCTGAACACCGACAACGAATGGTTTTTAGCAAAGTTATTGACGGTGTTGAGCCACAGCAGCAACCAATCCGATAAGGTTAGGCAGAAAGCCCAAATGCTAGTAAATAACGAAAATACGGCCCTGAAAAAAGCAGCGTTGGAATTGCTAAATGGTAAAAAGTAA
- a CDS encoding FAD-dependent oxidoreductase — protein sequence MNRRDFLNISLPATGAILVAPGFINKQTYLEMNQQFAGKSRFDEYDMVINGAGLSGYFAAVHAAKQGKKVLLVEKRSSPGYELFAKQKLWLGTDGLASFRPDLQALFLPTEEKPELQHKGGTGPGESQFGDELLLFSGSVRKAMLQSLLTNKVHVLLMTDVCGILSDSENVQGVLLASKHGLQTVKCRSFIDASDQVLFSRGVLGKPYKVKKAGFVLELLKVSNPKKKSVKAPESLGIAGDLAFHPGKRSGDQLFIAYEFPVTSQKPDEIEHQARLIAGKLGENIAQLDESLKKANINQFALETSLVLEDEKLPTPVLKGHYLMANAPTELTCQTIMKLEADAKALVNKVKLANTSSQTKTLFTIGSTIPFSSLRFSELDEPGFSVPMKECKFDYERLVKNKEQCQVIVAGGGTAGALAALGSAEKGANTIVVDYFNDLGGTKTMGGVMGYYHGVKEHKFFKKQNDEAERIAFETNMSKKTGRKLYHLKTLLDAEGRFLAGAMMCGALVKNNQVNGILICRHGKLEAIEGAITVDGTGDGDIAYFAGAAYQIGNSRTGETQNYSQWDVAGSGKLPSATNRDYDILDNTKISELQRGLFLSHYEAHHYDFHPFLTVRESRRVEGMHVLDLIDVVENRHFEDVLALASSDFDPHTIGSSEFSKCGFLLPHSNDITVEIPYRCIVPKKLDGLLLSGRGFSQTHNALQFTRMTADLIVLGYLTGQIAADLAWKKQQPRQYDVSRLQKEWAALGYLPTDYARPKSVRIQDNKAEAQRRVAQLAKGQPEYLYECARLPKEIAVPILAETFAKTAEPKGKLLVAKALAWFGKQEGNNLIEDELNDLFAQESENGYPGGYVDEYDSIRGRKKNMLEGLFWRINQNIGLLAMAGNPQCTDTIKHILQNTAAGGGIVERTSEYYNGRIDLKTVPFYNRILNLCFYAERNPDPTLIAGFEKLLTDKNIKGFQTEQYDQVRWRVYGGSLEMAIASAMARCGSKTGYELLTNYLNDIHFHFKQFAASELKSLTNANYGYKSEDWKKHTAKLTFPQPVKSFRKEVEV from the coding sequence ATGAACAGACGAGATTTTTTGAACATAAGCTTGCCGGCTACCGGAGCCATTCTGGTAGCGCCCGGATTTATCAATAAGCAGACCTATCTGGAAATGAACCAGCAGTTTGCCGGGAAAAGCCGATTTGATGAATACGATATGGTGATCAACGGAGCCGGACTTTCTGGCTATTTTGCGGCGGTGCACGCGGCGAAGCAGGGCAAGAAAGTGCTGCTCGTGGAGAAGCGAAGCAGTCCGGGTTACGAACTGTTTGCGAAACAGAAATTGTGGTTGGGAACCGACGGGTTAGCCTCGTTCCGCCCTGATTTACAGGCGCTCTTTCTGCCAACGGAAGAAAAGCCGGAGCTGCAACACAAAGGCGGCACCGGACCGGGCGAAAGCCAGTTTGGCGACGAACTGCTCCTGTTTTCAGGAAGCGTGCGAAAAGCCATGCTCCAAAGCCTGTTGACCAATAAAGTACACGTGTTGTTGATGACCGACGTCTGCGGAATTCTTTCGGACAGTGAGAACGTCCAGGGCGTGTTGCTGGCCAGCAAACATGGCTTACAAACGGTTAAATGTCGGAGTTTTATCGATGCGTCGGATCAGGTACTATTTAGTCGGGGCGTGCTGGGCAAACCCTATAAGGTTAAAAAAGCGGGTTTTGTGCTGGAACTGCTGAAAGTAAGCAATCCAAAAAAGAAGTCCGTTAAAGCACCCGAGTCGTTGGGCATTGCGGGAGATCTTGCCTTTCATCCGGGCAAGCGCTCAGGAGACCAGCTATTTATCGCGTATGAATTTCCTGTAACCAGCCAGAAACCAGACGAAATTGAGCACCAGGCAAGGCTGATCGCGGGCAAATTAGGCGAAAACATTGCGCAGCTCGACGAATCGCTGAAGAAAGCCAACATCAACCAGTTTGCGCTGGAAACCTCCTTGGTTCTTGAAGACGAAAAGCTGCCAACGCCAGTCCTGAAAGGCCACTATTTGATGGCTAACGCGCCGACAGAGCTGACTTGTCAGACAATTATGAAGCTGGAGGCGGATGCAAAAGCCCTGGTGAATAAGGTAAAATTGGCGAATACCAGCTCCCAAACAAAGACGCTTTTCACCATCGGATCAACGATTCCGTTTAGCAGCTTGCGGTTCTCAGAGCTTGACGAACCCGGGTTTTCGGTGCCTATGAAGGAGTGTAAGTTCGATTATGAACGGCTGGTCAAGAATAAGGAACAATGCCAGGTGATTGTGGCCGGGGGCGGCACGGCCGGGGCGTTGGCCGCTTTGGGCTCGGCGGAAAAGGGCGCTAATACCATCGTGGTTGATTATTTTAATGATCTCGGCGGAACAAAAACCATGGGGGGCGTTATGGGCTACTACCACGGGGTTAAGGAACACAAATTCTTTAAGAAGCAAAACGACGAGGCGGAGCGTATTGCGTTTGAAACCAATATGTCCAAAAAGACGGGGCGCAAACTTTATCACCTCAAAACGTTACTCGATGCGGAGGGGCGCTTCCTGGCGGGAGCCATGATGTGCGGCGCGTTGGTGAAAAACAACCAGGTAAACGGCATCCTGATTTGTCGGCACGGGAAGCTCGAAGCCATCGAAGGCGCGATAACGGTTGATGGAACGGGGGATGGCGATATCGCCTACTTTGCCGGAGCTGCGTACCAAATCGGCAATTCCCGGACGGGCGAAACGCAGAATTACAGCCAATGGGATGTGGCGGGTTCGGGGAAATTGCCTTCGGCAACAAATCGGGATTACGACATCCTGGACAATACGAAAATTTCGGAACTGCAACGGGGTTTGTTCTTGTCGCATTACGAAGCCCATCATTACGATTTTCACCCGTTCTTGACCGTTCGGGAATCGCGCCGGGTCGAAGGAATGCACGTACTTGATTTGATCGATGTGGTCGAAAATCGGCATTTTGAGGATGTTTTGGCCCTGGCCAGCAGCGATTTCGATCCGCATACCATTGGGAGTTCGGAGTTTTCAAAATGCGGTTTTTTACTGCCGCACTCCAATGACATAACCGTCGAAATTCCGTATCGCTGTATTGTCCCAAAAAAACTGGATGGGTTGTTGCTTTCGGGCCGGGGTTTCAGTCAGACGCATAATGCGCTGCAATTTACCCGCATGACCGCCGACCTAATTGTGCTTGGGTACCTAACCGGCCAGATTGCCGCCGATCTGGCCTGGAAAAAGCAGCAGCCCAGGCAGTACGATGTGTCGCGATTACAGAAAGAGTGGGCCGCATTGGGCTATCTGCCCACTGATTATGCCCGGCCGAAAAGTGTTCGTATTCAGGATAACAAGGCGGAGGCGCAAAGAAGGGTGGCGCAATTAGCCAAGGGACAACCGGAGTATCTTTATGAATGCGCACGACTGCCGAAAGAAATTGCTGTCCCAATTCTGGCAGAGACTTTTGCAAAAACCGCAGAGCCCAAAGGCAAGCTGCTGGTAGCGAAAGCATTGGCCTGGTTTGGAAAGCAGGAAGGCAACAATTTAATTGAAGACGAACTGAACGACCTGTTCGCGCAGGAGTCGGAGAACGGCTATCCGGGAGGCTATGTCGATGAATATGATTCCATACGGGGTCGGAAAAAGAACATGCTGGAAGGGTTGTTCTGGCGAATCAATCAGAACATTGGTCTTTTGGCAATGGCCGGAAATCCGCAGTGTACGGATACCATCAAACACATTCTCCAAAATACGGCGGCTGGCGGCGGAATTGTTGAGCGAACCAGCGAGTATTACAACGGCCGGATTGATTTGAAAACGGTTCCTTTTTATAACCGAATTCTGAATCTTTGCTTCTATGCCGAACGCAACCCCGATCCGACACTCATTGCAGGCTTTGAAAAACTGCTGACGGATAAGAACATCAAAGGTTTTCAGACGGAGCAATACGATCAGGTGCGGTGGCGGGTATACGGCGGAAGTCTGGAGATGGCCATTGCATCGGCTATGGCTCGATGCGGCTCCAAAACCGGTTACGAACTACTGACGAACTATTTGAACGATATCCACTTTCATTTCAAGCAGTTTGCCGCTTCGGAGCTTAAAAGCCTGACAAATGCCAATTACGGCTATAAATCGGAGGATTGGAAAAAGCACACAGCCAAATTAACCTTTCCGCAGCCGGTCAAAAGCTTCAGAAAAGAAGTTGAAGTATAA
- a CDS encoding RagB/SusD family nutrient uptake outer membrane protein — MKQRINYIASVLLTVFLVTACREDFLDEKPLDRFSPENLLTNKAGFEAVLTALHKSAREERTLDRPDQMGAGTDIGISGVADGRFFNNYKEILPTDQIIVHYWDWAYTDMLKNANLVIARAENPGVSWTEAEKNAIVAEAKFFRAFTYNTLVNLYGPVPLVKEEFSAPKFDFGRAPRLEILQFVREDLEFAAQWLPVVENNAAKDGRIFKAAANHLLAEVYISLGLETKESSWFDKSIEAASQVIEGKAGSYKLMTQRFGNTARPGDVFSDLFWTNQQNRASGNQETIWVVQYEDLTVGGGTGLNHDLRWWGPQFENIRSPDGKRMLVIDSLGRSQGGNRPLNYFFVDIWKDDWKDMRNSSYNIRRDWYYNDPSSTFFKKKVKIVKVNNVAYIAKEDGTATTYSVDTLRWFYPMIRKIEGEMPQGALNGRTKNDQIRMRLAETYLLRAEAYVHKGMPDKAAADINVVRARAKAKLVEAARVNLDYILDERARELIVEEPRRRTLVRLGLLYKRATQYNFKAKATMEPYHELWPIPQKAIDANREVKLTQNPGYPGA; from the coding sequence ATGAAACAAAGAATCAACTATATCGCAAGTGTACTCTTAACCGTGTTTTTGGTTACAGCCTGTCGGGAGGACTTTCTGGACGAAAAGCCACTAGACCGGTTCAGTCCCGAAAATTTATTGACCAACAAAGCGGGTTTCGAAGCGGTGCTGACGGCTTTGCATAAGTCGGCGCGGGAGGAACGAACACTAGACCGCCCCGATCAGATGGGCGCAGGTACGGATATTGGCATTAGCGGAGTAGCCGATGGGCGGTTTTTCAATAACTACAAGGAAATTCTGCCAACCGACCAGATTATTGTGCATTACTGGGATTGGGCGTATACCGATATGCTGAAAAATGCCAATCTCGTTATTGCGCGGGCCGAAAACCCCGGAGTTAGCTGGACCGAAGCGGAAAAGAACGCCATTGTTGCCGAAGCGAAATTCTTCCGGGCTTTTACCTATAACACGCTGGTCAATTTATACGGTCCGGTTCCGCTGGTAAAGGAAGAATTCTCGGCCCCGAAATTTGATTTTGGTCGGGCTCCCCGTTTGGAAATTCTGCAATTTGTGCGCGAAGACCTGGAGTTTGCGGCGCAATGGCTACCGGTTGTTGAGAACAACGCCGCTAAGGATGGCCGGATTTTTAAAGCGGCGGCTAACCATCTGCTGGCCGAAGTCTACATCAGTCTAGGGCTGGAAACAAAGGAGTCCAGTTGGTTCGATAAATCCATCGAAGCGGCTAGCCAGGTGATTGAGGGCAAAGCGGGCAGTTATAAATTGATGACCCAGCGATTCGGTAACACGGCCCGCCCCGGTGACGTTTTTTCGGATCTTTTCTGGACCAACCAGCAGAATCGGGCTTCGGGCAATCAGGAGACCATCTGGGTCGTGCAATACGAGGATTTGACCGTTGGTGGGGGAACAGGCCTGAACCATGATCTGCGTTGGTGGGGTCCGCAGTTCGAGAATATTCGCTCGCCAGATGGAAAACGGATGCTGGTTATTGATAGCCTGGGCCGAAGCCAGGGCGGAAACCGGCCCCTGAATTATTTCTTCGTTGATATCTGGAAAGACGATTGGAAGGACATGCGGAACTCTTCGTATAATATTCGGCGTGACTGGTATTACAACGACCCCAGCTCAACCTTCTTCAAGAAAAAAGTCAAGATCGTGAAGGTCAATAATGTGGCCTACATCGCCAAAGAAGACGGGACGGCTACGACGTACTCCGTCGATACGTTGCGCTGGTTCTACCCGATGATCCGCAAGATTGAAGGCGAAATGCCCCAGGGCGCTTTGAACGGAAGAACCAAAAATGATCAGATTCGGATGCGGCTGGCTGAGACCTACCTCTTGCGAGCCGAGGCGTATGTGCACAAAGGAATGCCTGACAAAGCCGCTGCTGATATTAATGTAGTGAGAGCCAGAGCCAAGGCAAAGCTGGTCGAAGCAGCCAGGGTAAATCTGGACTACATTCTGGACGAGCGTGCCCGGGAGTTGATTGTGGAGGAACCACGCCGCCGAACGCTGGTGCGCCTGGGCTTGCTTTATAAACGGGCTACGCAATATAACTTCAAGGCAAAAGCGACGATGGAGCCTTATCACGAACTTTGGCCCATACCGCAAAAAGCCATTGATGCTAATCGCGAAGTAAAACTAACCCAAAACCCTGGTTATCCGGGCGCATAG